In Acanthopagrus latus isolate v.2019 chromosome 17, fAcaLat1.1, whole genome shotgun sequence, the following are encoded in one genomic region:
- the LOC119006799 gene encoding FXYD domain-containing ion transport regulator 6-like isoform X5, which produces MHGTMDLVVLVALSSWLAPALGSAFGREVFASAADKDKADYDSAFQYDYESLRIGGLVFAVVLFLMGIALIVTRKCSCSKSDQSRTRGPDVESVPRA; this is translated from the exons ATGCACG GTACAATGGATCTCGTGGTGTTGGTGGCGTTGAGCTCGTGGCTGGCTCCTGCACTCG GATCAGCGTTTGGCAGGGAAGTGTTTG CTTCAGCGGCAGATAAGGACAAAG CAGACTATGACAGCGCTTTTCAGTATG attaTGAATCTCTGAGAATTGGTGGCCTGGTCTTCGCAGTGGTACTGTTCCTCATGGGTATCGCCCTCATTGTCA CCCGGAAGTGTTCCTGTTCGAAGAGTGACCAGTCAAG GACCAGGGGTCCTGATGTGGAATCTGTTCCACGGG CTTAA
- the LOC119006799 gene encoding FXYD domain-containing ion transport regulator 6-like isoform X7, with product MHGTMDLVVLVALSSWLAPALASAADKDKADYDSAFQYDYESLRIGGLVFAVVLFLMGIALIVTRKCSCSKSDQSRTRGPDVESVPRA from the exons ATGCACG GTACAATGGATCTCGTGGTGTTGGTGGCGTTGAGCTCGTGGCTGGCTCCTGCACTCG CTTCAGCGGCAGATAAGGACAAAG CAGACTATGACAGCGCTTTTCAGTATG attaTGAATCTCTGAGAATTGGTGGCCTGGTCTTCGCAGTGGTACTGTTCCTCATGGGTATCGCCCTCATTGTCA CCCGGAAGTGTTCCTGTTCGAAGAGTGACCAGTCAAG GACCAGGGGTCCTGATGTGGAATCTGTTCCACGGG CTTAA
- the LOC119006799 gene encoding FXYD domain-containing ion transport regulator 6-like isoform X6: protein MHGTMDLVVLVALSSWLAPALGSAFGREVFASAADKDKDYDSAFQYDYESLRIGGLVFAVVLFLMGIALIVTRKCSCSKSDQSRTRGPDVESVPRA, encoded by the exons ATGCACG GTACAATGGATCTCGTGGTGTTGGTGGCGTTGAGCTCGTGGCTGGCTCCTGCACTCG GATCAGCGTTTGGCAGGGAAGTGTTTG CTTCAGCGGCAGATAAGGACAAAG ACTATGACAGCGCTTTTCAGTATG attaTGAATCTCTGAGAATTGGTGGCCTGGTCTTCGCAGTGGTACTGTTCCTCATGGGTATCGCCCTCATTGTCA CCCGGAAGTGTTCCTGTTCGAAGAGTGACCAGTCAAG GACCAGGGGTCCTGATGTGGAATCTGTTCCACGGG CTTAA
- the LOC119006799 gene encoding FXYD domain-containing ion transport regulator 6-like isoform X8 gives MHGTMDLVVLVALSSWLAPALASAADKDKDYDSAFQYDYESLRIGGLVFAVVLFLMGIALIVTRKCSCSKSDQSRTRGPDVESVPRA, from the exons ATGCACG GTACAATGGATCTCGTGGTGTTGGTGGCGTTGAGCTCGTGGCTGGCTCCTGCACTCG CTTCAGCGGCAGATAAGGACAAAG ACTATGACAGCGCTTTTCAGTATG attaTGAATCTCTGAGAATTGGTGGCCTGGTCTTCGCAGTGGTACTGTTCCTCATGGGTATCGCCCTCATTGTCA CCCGGAAGTGTTCCTGTTCGAAGAGTGACCAGTCAAG GACCAGGGGTCCTGATGTGGAATCTGTTCCACGGG CTTAA
- the LOC119006799 gene encoding FXYD domain-containing ion transport regulator 6-like isoform X1: MSRTTFEREKQPQGGTMDLVVLVALSSWLAPALGSAFGREVFASAADKDKADYDSAFQYDYESLRIGGLVFAVVLFLMGIALIVTRKCSCSKSDQSRTRGPDVESVPRA; the protein is encoded by the exons ATGTCCCGGACTACATTTGAACGGGAAAAACAGCCCCAAGGAG GTACAATGGATCTCGTGGTGTTGGTGGCGTTGAGCTCGTGGCTGGCTCCTGCACTCG GATCAGCGTTTGGCAGGGAAGTGTTTG CTTCAGCGGCAGATAAGGACAAAG CAGACTATGACAGCGCTTTTCAGTATG attaTGAATCTCTGAGAATTGGTGGCCTGGTCTTCGCAGTGGTACTGTTCCTCATGGGTATCGCCCTCATTGTCA CCCGGAAGTGTTCCTGTTCGAAGAGTGACCAGTCAAG GACCAGGGGTCCTGATGTGGAATCTGTTCCACGGG CTTAA
- the LOC119006799 gene encoding FXYD domain-containing ion transport regulator 6-like isoform X4, translated as MSRTTFEREKQPQGGTMDLVVLVALSSWLAPALASAADKDKDYDSAFQYDYESLRIGGLVFAVVLFLMGIALIVTRKCSCSKSDQSRTRGPDVESVPRA; from the exons ATGTCCCGGACTACATTTGAACGGGAAAAACAGCCCCAAGGAG GTACAATGGATCTCGTGGTGTTGGTGGCGTTGAGCTCGTGGCTGGCTCCTGCACTCG CTTCAGCGGCAGATAAGGACAAAG ACTATGACAGCGCTTTTCAGTATG attaTGAATCTCTGAGAATTGGTGGCCTGGTCTTCGCAGTGGTACTGTTCCTCATGGGTATCGCCCTCATTGTCA CCCGGAAGTGTTCCTGTTCGAAGAGTGACCAGTCAAG GACCAGGGGTCCTGATGTGGAATCTGTTCCACGGG CTTAA
- the LOC119006799 gene encoding FXYD domain-containing ion transport regulator 6-like isoform X2 codes for MSRTTFEREKQPQGGTMDLVVLVALSSWLAPALGSAFGREVFASAADKDKDYDSAFQYDYESLRIGGLVFAVVLFLMGIALIVTRKCSCSKSDQSRTRGPDVESVPRA; via the exons ATGTCCCGGACTACATTTGAACGGGAAAAACAGCCCCAAGGAG GTACAATGGATCTCGTGGTGTTGGTGGCGTTGAGCTCGTGGCTGGCTCCTGCACTCG GATCAGCGTTTGGCAGGGAAGTGTTTG CTTCAGCGGCAGATAAGGACAAAG ACTATGACAGCGCTTTTCAGTATG attaTGAATCTCTGAGAATTGGTGGCCTGGTCTTCGCAGTGGTACTGTTCCTCATGGGTATCGCCCTCATTGTCA CCCGGAAGTGTTCCTGTTCGAAGAGTGACCAGTCAAG GACCAGGGGTCCTGATGTGGAATCTGTTCCACGGG CTTAA
- the LOC119006799 gene encoding FXYD domain-containing ion transport regulator 6-like isoform X3 yields the protein MSRTTFEREKQPQGGTMDLVVLVALSSWLAPALASAADKDKADYDSAFQYDYESLRIGGLVFAVVLFLMGIALIVTRKCSCSKSDQSRTRGPDVESVPRA from the exons ATGTCCCGGACTACATTTGAACGGGAAAAACAGCCCCAAGGAG GTACAATGGATCTCGTGGTGTTGGTGGCGTTGAGCTCGTGGCTGGCTCCTGCACTCG CTTCAGCGGCAGATAAGGACAAAG CAGACTATGACAGCGCTTTTCAGTATG attaTGAATCTCTGAGAATTGGTGGCCTGGTCTTCGCAGTGGTACTGTTCCTCATGGGTATCGCCCTCATTGTCA CCCGGAAGTGTTCCTGTTCGAAGAGTGACCAGTCAAG GACCAGGGGTCCTGATGTGGAATCTGTTCCACGGG CTTAA